In a genomic window of Carassius carassius chromosome 43, fCarCar2.1, whole genome shotgun sequence:
- the LOC132124763 gene encoding uncharacterized protein LOC132124763, whose translation MATHKTALKVKKPRTGLRTQGKVVAEKDVAWDSMESTEDEEAATRLPEASAKASSPQTKPFTAGEMSGEVMVSLMRKFLDAQEEREERYLRELRGLRESIVQSARPAETSYDMDDLRMDLPTPAAQRGPTRDRQAHVLDSTNFPVPSQPMQRSEPKMPAFQQGEDIENYLRRFERLARTWGWPEQEWSFRLVPLLTGQALEAYLAMDEENAEVYADLREALLEKFNISPETYRQRFRVSYVPAGESPTETYHRLRNLYRRWIRPEEHTKEEIGEAITLEQLLRVLPYDTRTWVREHEPMTGLVASKLAQQYMNAHRGGLRTQPPRGTVRFVSDRSGAEAEKSRADRIDHAQRQKSSVGKGLICFYCQQLAHKCYCGLSHHLTSFTDIHNVS comes from the coding sequence ATGGCAACCCACAAGACAGCGCTAAAAGTTAAAAAACCCAGGACGGGTTTGCGTACCCAGGGGAAGGTGGTGGCTGAAAAGGATGTGGCCTGGGATTCAATGGAATCTACGGAGGACGAAGAGGCAGCTACAAGGCTTCCTGAAGCATCAGCAAAGGCCAGTTCACCACAGACCAAGCCCTTCACAGCCGGTGAAATGTCTGGTGAAGTAATGGTTTCTTTGATGCGCAAATTCCTGGACGCACAAGAGGAGAGGGAAGAGAGATATCTGCGAGAGCTCCGTGGTCTACGAGAATCCATTGTACAGTCAGCACGGCCTGCAGAGACCTCGTATGACATGGATGATCTGCGGATGGACCTACCAACTCCGGCAGCACAAAGAGGGCCTACACGAGACAGGCAAGCACATGTCCTAGACTCCACAAATTTCCCAGTACCAAGTCAGCCAATGCAGCGGTCTGAACCAAAGATGCCAGCCTTCCAGCAGGGGGAAGACATCGAAAACTATCTTCGGCGGTTCGAGCGGTTGGCCAGGACCTGGGGGTGGCCTGAGCAGGAGTGGAGCTTTCGACTTGTCCCGTTGCTGACAGGGCAGGCACTGGAGGCATACTTAGCGATGGATGAGGAGAACGCGGAGGTGTATGCTGATCTAAGGGAGGCACTGCTGGAGAAATTTAACATCTCACCAGAAACTTATCGCCAGCGCTTCCGAGTGTCCTATGTTCCAGCGGGAGAGTCACCAACAGAAACGTACCATCGCTTGAGGAATCTGTATCGACGATGGATACGACCTGAGGAGCATACTAAAGAGGAGATTGGTGAAGCTATTACCCTGGAGCAGCTTCTTCGTGTACTCCCGTATGATACTCGCACTTGGGTACGGGAGCATGAGCCGATGACAGGCCTGGTGGCATCAAAGCTGGCTCAACAGTACATGAATGCTCACAGGGGAGGCCTGCGCACTCAACCACCAAGAGGTACTGTACGTTTTGTTTCCGATCGCTCTGGGGCTGAAGCTGAGAAAAGTCGTGCTGATCGTATAGACCATGCACAAAGACAAAAATCATCTGTGGGCAAGGGACTAATTTGTTTTTATTGCCAACAGCTTGCACATAAGTGCTATTGCGGGCTGAGCCATCATTTAACATCTTTTACGGACATTCACAACGTCTCCTAG